One Formosa agariphila KMM 3901 genomic window, TTTAAACGTATATAAAAATCCGCCTCCTAGTAGTAATCCGTTTTCGGGTGTATAACCAGGACCTGCTAGAATACTTAAAAAAGGATCATTAGCTTCAATAGCTGCAGCTTTTCTAGCTTTACGTTTGTCCATTGCTGCTTTAATTTTGTCCAATTGAGAATAACCAGACGTGCTACAAAGTATTAGCCCTAAAAGCAAAATTATTTTAGAGGTTTTCATGGTTTAGATTTAATGCCTAGTGGCAGTTAAATAATAATTAAGTTAAGCATTACCGTTTAATTTCCAGTTGATTAAGGTCTTTTTTTTATATCTGATTCGATACTATTAAAAAGTAGCCTTAGATAGAATTCCCAGATGCAAGTGCAATAATAATACTTTTAATATGTTGTTTTTCTAAAGTTTCCATGTTTTCTGTTTTTGAATTTGTATTCTAGATACTTTATTTTTAAGATTACATGTTCTAAGCAACGTATTCTTTCTGTTTCAATAGAAAACACTAAATTCACATATGTTTTAAAGAGTAAACACGATAGTATGTTTAAAAAAATTTTGCTTCTTTTATGTTTTTGGACTTGTAAAAATCCGAACCCTGAACAGGAGACTTGTTCAATTTATAATTTAAAAGAACCTTCTCAGGAATGGGAAATGCCGAAAAAATTAGTCGAGATTTCTGGAATTTCAGTCCTGAATTTTCCGAATATATTGAGTGTGAATGATGAAGAAGGTAAGCTCTACGAATATAATTTAGAAACAAACACATTGGAGCATAGTTATAAATTTGGAAAAGATGGCGATTATGAAGATATAGCTGTTAAAGACGATGAAGTTTATGTTTTGAAATCTAATGGAACAATTTATCAGATTACTAATTTTAGAACAGATCCGGAAGTAGAAGAGTACGATACGTTTTTAAATAAAAAAGCAGATACCGAAGGTTTGTTTTTCGATACAACTGGAAATCGGTTGTTGGTAGCTTGTAAAGAAGAACTAGAAATTGACAAAGCCGATAAAAATGTAATCTATGAATTTGATCTAGAAACAAAAACTTTAGATAAAACACCTGCATTTACAATTGAAAAAGATCATTTTAAATTTAATGATAAGAAACATGATTTTGCGCCTAGTGGTCTAGCCATTCATCCGAAGACGAATACGTTATTTGTTATATCGACCGTAGGGAAGTTGATGATTGAAATGAGTCTAGAAGGCAATATTCTAAATAAATGTTCCTTAGACTATCCTAAATTTACACAACCAGAAGGTATCTTTTTTACAGAAAATGGAGATTTATATATCTCTAACGAAGGCAGGAAAGGAAAAGGTAATATTTTAAAATTCGATTATTTAAATTAAGTTCCTGTTTAGTTTTAAGGTTCTTTCCGACTAATCTGAAAAGATGAGTCATTTTAGAATTTTAACATTTTTGATATGTAAACATGTGTTTCTTATTCTACAAAAGTGTGGCTTAAAAACGTTACATAAGTGATGCATCTTTTCTTTGATTAATTATCGGAAATAGATAGACTTAAATCCATGGAAAATTCAAATCGTTTACTCACGATATCTGGAGCGTTACTATTACAAGTTAAACTGAAAAAAGAAAGTCGTGAGTTAGAGGAAACTTTAGGTATGCTATCCATGGCTGAGTTGTATTCAGAATTAATTACTGACAGTGAAAAGAACACGTTTTGGATCAATATTTATAATGCGTATTTTCAGATTTTATTTAGTCGCGATTCCACATTAGGCAAAGCAATATTTAGAAACAAGGACATTAATATAGCGCAAACTTATTTTAGTTTAGATGATATTGAACATGGCATTTTAAGACGCTACCGATGGAAACAAAGTTTAGGCTATTTTCGGAATCCTTTTGCATCGCGTATCGTAAAAAAGTTGGCTGTTAGTACCATAGATTATCGTATTCATTTTGCTTTAAATTGTGGAGCTAAAAGTTGTCCACCTATTGCTTTTTATACTTTAGATGCCTTAGATGAACAATTAAAGGAAGCCATGTATTCTTTTTTATCTTCAGAAACATCTGTAAATATCAACACAAATACGGTGCACACGTCTAAATTATTATTCTGGTATCAAGGGGATTTTGGAGGTGTAAAAGGTGTGAAAGCTATGTTGAACACCGTATTACAAATTGAAATCAATTCTTATAGCCTTAAGTATAATTCGTACAGTTGGGAGCCACATTTAGAAAATTTTGTCTAAAATAAAAAGCAGATTAAAACAAGACGAAATGTTTTAAAGTTTCGAATGTTTTAATATGTTTAGATGTTTAAGAGGTGTAAGTTTTAAAACATTAACAGGCCTGAGAAATTATTATGAATGATTACTTTTTTGCACTTAGAGTTTCTAAAATAAGTTCCTCAAAACCTAAAAGCGCTCGTCGTGCATATTTTACTTTCTTTTTACTTTTAAATTCGTACGATACTTCTAAGAATTTTTTAGACGGAGTGTCTGGCTGAATCACTAAAGCATCATTCTTTTTAAAGGTCTCTTGTATCGGAATATCTTCATAATACGTGAAATATTCAGGGTGTGTTACGATACCTAAAGTAGAACAATCAAAAGGGATAAATCCACGAATACCAAACAGGCTTTCGTTTACTTCCATCCAAGGCTGAACAATATCGAATAACCATTTGTCGGCCTCTAAAGTTAAGTCTAAACTCGCCAAATCTACATTGCCAATAAAGGTGTATGAGCTTGGTTCGTAACCAGCAAATTCTAATGGAATTTCGGTGTTTAATAACGTAGTCATAGACTCGGTATCGAACTCGTAATTATAATCGAAAAGATTAAGTTTTCCGTGTCCTGGATTAAACGGTAAATCTGGAGTTCGTGCGGCGCAAATTACTACCCGTTCTATTTGTGGAATAATATCGGGATGATTTTTTACTAAAGTTGCAACATTCGTCATTGGACCAAGTGCTAAGATGGTGAGTTTCTCTTTCTTTAGGGCTTGGTATAACGCTCTTGTGGCATCGTTTTCGGTACCTAAATCGTTAGCCAAATTAGAGCCTTTGTACACGGGGATGTCTTCGCCTTTATTGTGCCAATTTAAAATTTTATTAATTACACCGTAGCCATAGTCTACATAAGTAATATTGCTGATGCCAACAATCTCGATTTCGGGCTGTTTTAAAGCCATAATAAGCGTAATACCATCGTCTACCTCTCGTGGGCGTTTGTCTGGCATGCCTATCATAATATCTGTGTCGAACCATACTTTGGTTTGAGCTGTAATGATGTTACTAATTAATAAAAGCAGTAGTAATATATAAGTTTTCATCTAGTTTGTAATTAATTTATAAGCCAATTCTAACAGGCGTTTTTTATCGTTTAAGTTCGATTGTAAAGGGAGTTGCGCCAATCCTATTAATCGCCTCATGATTTCTACGCCTATAAATCCATTTAGAATAGAACCATCTAAATCTTGAAAATCATAGTAATCTAATTTCACCTTGTCTATTATATTTTGGCTCTGATTAGATAAATACAAATGCGCTATAAAAACACCTAAATCGAATTCTCTTAAACCATAATAGCAAAACTCAGGATCGATAATTTTAATACCGTCGGTTGTTTGTAGCCAACTACCTGGGTAATAATCGCCGTGTAATAAGTAGTGTCCTTTAGTCATATAAAATTCACCTAAAAGCTCTATTTTTTCTTTTAAAAAGGCGTCTTTTTTATACTGTATTGCCAAGGTTTGTAAACCTTCCTGAATGGTGTCTAAATCGAATCCATTATCTTCTAAAAATGGATAGTTAAAAATGTGCTCGTAATTTAATTTACGCATCTCTAGATTATCCAATTCATCGTCTGCTTTTACTTTTGAAAACTGTTGATGCAATACATTTAAATAACTCACAAGAACACTAATCTCGTTTTCAGAGACAACCTTGTTTAAATCATATAAACTATTAAAATCGTTAGCTTGTCCTAGATCTTCTAAAATCATAATGTTGTTAGAAACATCTAAACCTAATAGTTCGGGCATCCTTTTTTTAATACGCTCTACAGTTCCAATTTTAGCATAGAAAGCGGCCTCTGTAAGAACACGTTTTTCAGGAGCTTTTATTTGAGGATATTTTTCGACATAACCCCGAGACTGTTTTATAATAAAAGAACCTTGATTTGTGGTAACTCGCAATACATAATTCATATTTCCTTGACCTGCTTTGGACAACGATATAATAGCATCTTCAGGAGATAGCCATTGCTTTTCAGTTAAGTAGTGCGCCAATTCGTGCTGTGCATTGGCATCTAGTATAAACATAGTTGGTTGTTATTTTAAATTTTTGTTCTAATTGTAAAAGATTTGAATGCGATAACAGACAATTTTGCGGCTCAAGTATAATGCTTTATTAGACTTTATTTACAACATAGACGAAACTAATATAAGTTCCTAACAATATAAAACAACAGTGTATTGACAGCTAAACGAAACAAATAGATGATGTTTTTCTGCTTGAGATGTTTTAGGATTCGTATTTTAGTATGATGATAATATTATAATTGTTATGAAAGGCGAGAATTCACGTCTATTAAATAAATTACAAACATGAAACATTACCTTATACTTCTCGTATGTATTTCTTTTTTAACGTTCTCCAAAGGTTACGGAATAAATACATCTCAAAATAGTTTTACAACGTATGCTAATAGTATTCCTAAAGATATATTACCAGCTGTAGACCATGCCCAGTGGTCTGATTTACTATCTAAACATGTAACAGACGAAGGCAATGTAGATTATAAAGGTTTTAAATCGGATGAAGAGGCACTTCAAGCGTATTTAAAAATTTTAAAAGAGAATCCACCATCAGAATTTTGGTCTGAAAAAGAAGTTTTAGCGTATTGGATTAATGTATATAATGCATTTACTGTTCGATTAATTTTAGACAATCCCTCGGTTAAAAGTATTAAAGATATTAAAGAGCCTTGGGATAAAAAGTTTATTCTTATAGGAAAGAAGTGGTATAGTTTAGGAGATATTGAACATAATATACTCCGTAAAATGAATGAGCCACGTATTCACTTTGCAATAAATTGCGCCTCGTATTCGTGTCCTATTTTATTGAATACAGCTTATACTGCTGAACGTTTAGATGCCCAATTAGAAGTTGCTTCATATCGTTTTGTTACTGATGCTTCAAAAAATGCCATTACAAAAGAAGCGATTCAAATTTCAAAAATTTTCGAATGGTTTGCAGAAGATTTTGAAGAACAAGGCGGTGTCATCAGTTTTTTAAACACTTATAGTACTGTAGAAATAGATGCTGATGCCGAGGTAACCTATAAAGATTATAACTGGAGTTTAAATAACTAACTCTTAATTGTAACTCGCTATATTGTGTTTGTTTAAAGTTTTAAATTTGTTTAGACGAATTGTAAAATCAGTAGTACACTAAACGAGTTGTTGTATGAGTCAGTAATAATTAGATTTTATTCAATATCATTTTTTAATTTCTGCCATTCATGTCACCAACTCTAGAACGCATACAAACTAAACTTTACGGTCCTTCGGGGTTAATATTGTCTCATTATGAAAATGAAAAGGAAGGTCGTATATACGAAGCCTGCCAGTTTTATTTAAATGAAGCTCGAATAATATGCAGAACCGCCAAAATTACGCCTAAAAAAATAGGCCAATTTGTAACGTTTTGGAATAGAAATTCTGTAGGTGTTACACAACCCTTTTCTTATGCAGATGCTTTCGATTTTTATGTAATTAATGTAGCCAAAGGTGAGCAATTGGGGCAGTTTGTGATTCCGAAAACTGTTGGCATCTCCAAAGGATTAATAGCTACGGACAGTAAAGCAGGAAAGCGTGGTTTTCGTGTGTATCCGCCTTGGGATTGTCCAACAAGTAATCAGGCAAAACGTACTCAATTGTGGCAATTAAACTATTTTATTCCGGTTGCTGAAGTTGTGGATACGGAGCTTGTTAACGCACTGTATTCTTAAAATGCGATGTTTCTGTTTTATAATATTATTCTTATCCTTACAAGGAGATTTTAAATTATAGTTATAAAAAAAAGCGCTTAAAACTAAATTTAAGCGCTTTTGGTATATTAAATATGTAACGACTTATTCTTCGTCTTTAACTTCTACAATTTCGTACATGTCTTTACCATCTACTTGTACTGGTTGGTAGTAAGTGTCTCCAAATTGAACATATGTTTGATCTCCAATTTTAGTTTCTTCACCACCTTCTGGTAAGCTTGGTACAATAGTTCCAGCAGTTGCAGGTACTACAGTGTAACCTTCATCGCTTTTTTCGTAGTATGCACCACCATAGTAATAATTATTTGTGGTTTCATTTACTTCTACTGTTTCTGCTTCTTTAGGTA contains:
- a CDS encoding DUF547 domain-containing protein, which produces MENSNRLLTISGALLLQVKLKKESRELEETLGMLSMAELYSELITDSEKNTFWINIYNAYFQILFSRDSTLGKAIFRNKDINIAQTYFSLDDIEHGILRRYRWKQSLGYFRNPFASRIVKKLAVSTIDYRIHFALNCGAKSCPPIAFYTLDALDEQLKEAMYSFLSSETSVNINTNTVHTSKLLFWYQGDFGGVKGVKAMLNTVLQIEINSYSLKYNSYSWEPHLENFV
- a CDS encoding DUF547 domain-containing protein, with the protein product MKHYLILLVCISFLTFSKGYGINTSQNSFTTYANSIPKDILPAVDHAQWSDLLSKHVTDEGNVDYKGFKSDEEALQAYLKILKENPPSEFWSEKEVLAYWINVYNAFTVRLILDNPSVKSIKDIKEPWDKKFILIGKKWYSLGDIEHNILRKMNEPRIHFAINCASYSCPILLNTAYTAERLDAQLEVASYRFVTDASKNAITKEAIQISKIFEWFAEDFEEQGGVISFLNTYSTVEIDADAEVTYKDYNWSLNN
- a CDS encoding phosphotransferase; the encoded protein is MFILDANAQHELAHYLTEKQWLSPEDAIISLSKAGQGNMNYVLRVTTNQGSFIIKQSRGYVEKYPQIKAPEKRVLTEAAFYAKIGTVERIKKRMPELLGLDVSNNIMILEDLGQANDFNSLYDLNKVVSENEISVLVSYLNVLHQQFSKVKADDELDNLEMRKLNYEHIFNYPFLEDNGFDLDTIQEGLQTLAIQYKKDAFLKEKIELLGEFYMTKGHYLLHGDYYPGSWLQTTDGIKIIDPEFCYYGLREFDLGVFIAHLYLSNQSQNIIDKVKLDYYDFQDLDGSILNGFIGVEIMRRLIGLAQLPLQSNLNDKKRLLELAYKLITN
- a CDS encoding SdiA-regulated domain-containing protein, which gives rise to MFKKILLLLCFWTCKNPNPEQETCSIYNLKEPSQEWEMPKKLVEISGISVLNFPNILSVNDEEGKLYEYNLETNTLEHSYKFGKDGDYEDIAVKDDEVYVLKSNGTIYQITNFRTDPEVEEYDTFLNKKADTEGLFFDTTGNRLLVACKEELEIDKADKNVIYEFDLETKTLDKTPAFTIEKDHFKFNDKKHDFAPSGLAIHPKTNTLFVISTVGKLMIEMSLEGNILNKCSLDYPKFTQPEGIFFTENGDLYISNEGRKGKGNILKFDYLN
- a CDS encoding MepB family protein; translated protein: MSPTLERIQTKLYGPSGLILSHYENEKEGRIYEACQFYLNEARIICRTAKITPKKIGQFVTFWNRNSVGVTQPFSYADAFDFYVINVAKGEQLGQFVIPKTVGISKGLIATDSKAGKRGFRVYPPWDCPTSNQAKRTQLWQLNYFIPVAEVVDTELVNALYS
- a CDS encoding nucleoside hydrolase; the encoded protein is MKTYILLLLLLISNIITAQTKVWFDTDIMIGMPDKRPREVDDGITLIMALKQPEIEIVGISNITYVDYGYGVINKILNWHNKGEDIPVYKGSNLANDLGTENDATRALYQALKKEKLTILALGPMTNVATLVKNHPDIIPQIERVVICAARTPDLPFNPGHGKLNLFDYNYEFDTESMTTLLNTEIPLEFAGYEPSSYTFIGNVDLASLDLTLEADKWLFDIVQPWMEVNESLFGIRGFIPFDCSTLGIVTHPEYFTYYEDIPIQETFKKNDALVIQPDTPSKKFLEVSYEFKSKKKVKYARRALLGFEELILETLSAKK